A single genomic interval of Carassius auratus strain Wakin chromosome 30, ASM336829v1, whole genome shotgun sequence harbors:
- the LOC113049227 gene encoding arrestin domain-containing protein 3-like isoform X1, with protein MSLTVKNLSVTYNPINQGNTFTSGDFISGQVILDVAKDTKMQSLSVKIKGKAEVHWSEPRGKNTVVYSDKEKFYSVERFFVREDITHGNEMLKDPSGHPYSSVVAPGRHVYPFTFQLPLQHFPPTFKGSAGNVGYTLETKLSRSMHISIKDKTEFHYVPRPVVSNPELMVRLRSQEPQHGAKHKQMKPFSSGRVSMNINTEKMGYYLGEGLKVLAEVQNSSSRTIKPKFCLYEKHSFLARGKRKLHTRELIKDAGEPIDPNSKKTVTKVLSIPPSLAISILNCRILKVEYRLRVHLDVPYASDPEIKFPVVILPPPPVSGATNSDFGIWNQPPGSSVYPNPPPMAPLAPPLNVVGPPGQFGSPGYYGPPLNLFPAPGYPGPRGQFVPPSFPGPPGHFGPSVSNQSDPSAPPPYQEYQFYPQWPDYPEKS; from the exons ATGTCCCTCACTGTGAAAAACCTTTCTGTTACTTACAATCCTATCAATCAGGGCAATACCTTCACCAGCGGGGATTTTATATCGGGACAAGTCATTCTGGATGTAGCGAAGGACACAAAAATGCAGTCGTTGAGTGTGAAAATTAAAGGTAAAGCAGAAGTGCACTGGTCCGAACCTCGCGGCAAAAACACTGTGGTTTACTCAGATAAGGAGAAGTTTTATTCCGTGGAGAGATTTTTTGTTCGGGAGGACATAACGCATG GAAATGAGATGCTGAAAGATCCATCAGGACATCCTT ATTCTTCTGTTGTGGCACCAGGGCGTCATGTTTACCCATTTACCTTTCAGTTGCCTCTACA GCACTTCCCACCAACCTTCAAAGGTTCAGCTGGAAATGTTGGCTACACTTTGGAGACAAAACTTTCCAGATCAATGCATATTTCCATTAAAGACAAAACCGAGTTTCATTATGTCCCCAGACCAGTTGTGTCCAATCCTGAACTAATGGTGAGACTACGATCCCAA GAACCTCAGCATGGAGccaaacataaacaaatgaaACCCTTCTCTTCTGGGCGTGTCTCAATGAACATAAACACTGAGAAAATGGGATACTACCTTG GAGAGGGCTTGAAAGTTTTGGCTGAAGTTCAGAACAGTTCTTCCcgtacaatcaaaccaaaattttgCCTGTATGAAAAACACAGCTTTTTAGCAAGAGGCAAGAGAAAACTTCACACACGTGAACTGATTAAAGATGCAGGGGAACCCATTGATCCAAACTCAAAGAAAACTGTCACAAAAGTGCTGTCCATTCCACCCAGCCTTGCCATATCTATCCTAAACTGTAGGATCCTCAAGGTTGAGTACAGACTCAGG GTCCACCTGGATGTGCCATATGCCTCAGATCCAGAGATTAAATTCCCAGTTGTGATTCTTCCTCCTCCGCCTGTCTCAGGGGCTACAAACAGTGACTTTGGAATCTGGAATCAACCACCAGGAAGCAGTGTGTACCCCAACCCACCTCCTATGGCTCCACTTGCACCACCACTTAATGTGGTTGGACCACCTGGTCAGTTTGGTTCCCCTGGCTACTATGGACCTCCTCTGAATTTGTTTCCTGCTCCTGGTTACCCTGGACCACGGGGTCAATTTGTTCCACCTAGTTTCCCTGGACCTCCTGGTCATTTTGGTCCTTCAGTTTCAAATCAGTCTGACCCATCAGCTCCACCTCCTTATCAGGAATATCAATTTTATCCACAGTGGCCAGACTACCCTGAAAAATCTTGA
- the LOC113049227 gene encoding arrestin domain-containing protein 3-like isoform X2, protein MSLTVKNLSVTYNPINQGNTFTSGDFISGQVILDVAKDTKMQSLSVKIKGKAEVHWSEPRGKNTVVYSDKEKFYSVERFFVREDITHGNEMLKDPSGHPYSSVVAPGRHVYPFTFQLPLQHFPPTFKGSAGNVGYTLETKLSRSMHISIKDKTEFHYVPRPVVSNPELMEPQHGAKHKQMKPFSSGRVSMNINTEKMGYYLGEGLKVLAEVQNSSSRTIKPKFCLYEKHSFLARGKRKLHTRELIKDAGEPIDPNSKKTVTKVLSIPPSLAISILNCRILKVEYRLRVHLDVPYASDPEIKFPVVILPPPPVSGATNSDFGIWNQPPGSSVYPNPPPMAPLAPPLNVVGPPGQFGSPGYYGPPLNLFPAPGYPGPRGQFVPPSFPGPPGHFGPSVSNQSDPSAPPPYQEYQFYPQWPDYPEKS, encoded by the exons ATGTCCCTCACTGTGAAAAACCTTTCTGTTACTTACAATCCTATCAATCAGGGCAATACCTTCACCAGCGGGGATTTTATATCGGGACAAGTCATTCTGGATGTAGCGAAGGACACAAAAATGCAGTCGTTGAGTGTGAAAATTAAAGGTAAAGCAGAAGTGCACTGGTCCGAACCTCGCGGCAAAAACACTGTGGTTTACTCAGATAAGGAGAAGTTTTATTCCGTGGAGAGATTTTTTGTTCGGGAGGACATAACGCATG GAAATGAGATGCTGAAAGATCCATCAGGACATCCTT ATTCTTCTGTTGTGGCACCAGGGCGTCATGTTTACCCATTTACCTTTCAGTTGCCTCTACA GCACTTCCCACCAACCTTCAAAGGTTCAGCTGGAAATGTTGGCTACACTTTGGAGACAAAACTTTCCAGATCAATGCATATTTCCATTAAAGACAAAACCGAGTTTCATTATGTCCCCAGACCAGTTGTGTCCAATCCTGAACTAATG GAACCTCAGCATGGAGccaaacataaacaaatgaaACCCTTCTCTTCTGGGCGTGTCTCAATGAACATAAACACTGAGAAAATGGGATACTACCTTG GAGAGGGCTTGAAAGTTTTGGCTGAAGTTCAGAACAGTTCTTCCcgtacaatcaaaccaaaattttgCCTGTATGAAAAACACAGCTTTTTAGCAAGAGGCAAGAGAAAACTTCACACACGTGAACTGATTAAAGATGCAGGGGAACCCATTGATCCAAACTCAAAGAAAACTGTCACAAAAGTGCTGTCCATTCCACCCAGCCTTGCCATATCTATCCTAAACTGTAGGATCCTCAAGGTTGAGTACAGACTCAGG GTCCACCTGGATGTGCCATATGCCTCAGATCCAGAGATTAAATTCCCAGTTGTGATTCTTCCTCCTCCGCCTGTCTCAGGGGCTACAAACAGTGACTTTGGAATCTGGAATCAACCACCAGGAAGCAGTGTGTACCCCAACCCACCTCCTATGGCTCCACTTGCACCACCACTTAATGTGGTTGGACCACCTGGTCAGTTTGGTTCCCCTGGCTACTATGGACCTCCTCTGAATTTGTTTCCTGCTCCTGGTTACCCTGGACCACGGGGTCAATTTGTTCCACCTAGTTTCCCTGGACCTCCTGGTCATTTTGGTCCTTCAGTTTCAAATCAGTCTGACCCATCAGCTCCACCTCCTTATCAGGAATATCAATTTTATCCACAGTGGCCAGACTACCCTGAAAAATCTTGA